In Burkholderia pyrrocinia, the following proteins share a genomic window:
- a CDS encoding MFS transporter codes for MSERVPALDSALTAAAPSHRTSLRAIFPTVAAASLGFAIVQLDVTVVNVAIPSLGHSFGSSVHGLQWIVDAYTLSFAALLLTSGTLADRFGSRRLFAYGLALFLLASLGCALAPSLAALIAARVAQGVGAAMILPTSLALITHACANDAAARVKAVAWWSATGGAISAAGPTLGGLLIDSFGWRAIFFINLPICAVGLWLTLRHVQDSVAARTRLFDPAGQIVAVLVLGLLTGGIIRAGAHGPGDPYAAGALAASVVLGALFVAIERRVTAPMLQLALFRIARVPGTLAVGAVTNAAFYGLIFSLSLYFQNARGFTATESGLALAPLTIIMLANLASARLSVRYGFRTTVIVGLAVSLAGYVWLWQTLAAHTPYALLAPGLAAMAIGGGIAIPALTSTMLGSVDAGRSATASAILNTARQVGAAVGVAALGALVAGQGVAIVAGASRAFAIAAVLVAVCIVLAARWPSDAPDTRTRA; via the coding sequence ATGAGCGAACGCGTTCCGGCGCTCGACAGCGCGCTGACCGCCGCCGCGCCGTCGCACCGCACGTCGCTGCGCGCGATCTTCCCGACCGTCGCGGCCGCAAGCCTCGGCTTCGCGATCGTCCAGCTCGACGTGACCGTCGTCAACGTCGCGATTCCGAGCCTCGGTCATTCATTCGGATCGAGTGTCCACGGGCTGCAATGGATCGTCGATGCGTACACGCTGTCGTTCGCCGCGCTGCTGCTGACGTCCGGCACGCTGGCCGACCGCTTCGGCAGCCGCCGGCTGTTCGCGTACGGCCTCGCGCTGTTCCTGCTGGCGTCGCTCGGCTGTGCGCTGGCGCCGTCGCTGGCGGCGCTGATCGCCGCGCGTGTCGCGCAGGGCGTCGGCGCCGCGATGATCCTGCCCACGTCGCTCGCGCTCATCACGCACGCTTGCGCGAACGACGCCGCCGCCCGCGTGAAGGCCGTCGCGTGGTGGAGCGCGACGGGCGGTGCGATCAGCGCGGCCGGGCCGACGCTCGGCGGCCTGCTGATCGATTCGTTCGGCTGGCGCGCGATCTTCTTCATCAACCTGCCGATCTGCGCGGTCGGGCTGTGGCTCACGCTGCGCCACGTGCAGGATTCGGTCGCCGCGCGCACACGGCTGTTCGACCCGGCCGGCCAGATCGTCGCGGTGCTTGTGCTCGGGCTGCTGACGGGCGGAATCATCCGGGCCGGCGCGCACGGGCCGGGCGACCCGTATGCGGCCGGCGCGCTGGCCGCGTCGGTCGTGCTCGGCGCGCTGTTCGTCGCGATCGAGCGGCGCGTGACCGCGCCGATGCTGCAGCTCGCGTTGTTTCGGATCGCGCGCGTGCCGGGCACGCTCGCGGTCGGCGCAGTCACGAATGCCGCGTTCTACGGGCTGATCTTCTCGCTCAGCCTCTATTTCCAGAACGCACGCGGCTTCACGGCGACCGAATCGGGGCTCGCGCTCGCGCCGCTCACGATCATCATGCTCGCCAACCTCGCGAGTGCGCGACTCTCCGTCCGGTACGGGTTCCGCACGACCGTCATCGTCGGCCTCGCCGTGTCGCTCGCCGGCTACGTGTGGCTGTGGCAAACGCTCGCCGCGCACACGCCGTACGCACTGCTGGCGCCGGGGCTCGCGGCGATGGCGATCGGCGGCGGTATCGCGATTCCCGCGCTGACGTCGACGATGCTCGGCAGCGTCGACGCCGGCCGCTCGGCCACGGCTTCCGCAATCCTCAATACCGCGCGCCAGGTGGGCGCCGCCGTCGGTGTCGCGGCGCTCGGCGCGCTGGTTGCGGGCCAGGGCGTGGCGATCGTGGCCGGCGCGTCGCGCGCGTTCGCCATTGCGGCCGTGCTCGTCGCCGTCTGCATCGTGCTGGCCGCGCGCTGGCCCAGCGACGCACCGGACACCCGCACGCGGGCCTGA
- a CDS encoding LysR family transcriptional regulator, producing MNIPLLETFRAVVQEGSALRAAERLGCTQSNVTARLRQLEESLDAPLFDRHGKRLVLNEAGRRLIPYCDRILRLVDEATQVVRETPVARSFRLGSMESTAATRLPALAVALKARDPALGLAVQIGSEPELADALLRGRIDAALTARAVVRPGLRYEPAFAEDMVLVSAATVTRRQLLADNTVRLLAFHDGCPYRAVAEHWLKARGFAIESVSSFGTFGAILGCVAAGMGVAILPKGITTGHVARKELRAHAFDDLDSVTTYLVTPEATPALPELDALRAVLGRQAGALLAR from the coding sequence ATGAACATACCTCTGCTCGAAACCTTCCGGGCTGTCGTGCAGGAAGGCAGCGCGTTGCGTGCGGCCGAACGGCTGGGCTGCACGCAGTCGAACGTGACCGCGCGGCTTCGCCAGCTCGAAGAGTCGCTCGACGCGCCGCTGTTCGACCGGCATGGCAAGCGGCTGGTGCTGAACGAAGCCGGGCGCCGGCTGATCCCGTATTGCGACCGTATCCTGCGTCTCGTCGACGAAGCGACGCAGGTGGTGCGCGAGACGCCGGTCGCGCGCAGCTTCCGGCTCGGTTCGATGGAAAGCACGGCGGCCACGCGGCTGCCGGCGCTCGCCGTAGCATTGAAGGCACGCGATCCGGCACTCGGTCTCGCGGTGCAGATCGGCAGCGAGCCGGAACTGGCCGACGCGCTGCTGCGCGGCCGGATCGACGCCGCGCTCACCGCGCGCGCGGTCGTCCGGCCCGGGCTGCGCTACGAGCCCGCGTTCGCCGAGGACATGGTGCTGGTGAGCGCGGCCACGGTCACGCGCCGGCAGTTGCTGGCCGACAACACGGTGCGGCTGCTGGCGTTTCACGACGGCTGCCCGTATCGTGCGGTCGCGGAGCACTGGCTGAAGGCGCGCGGCTTCGCGATCGAGTCGGTGTCGTCGTTCGGCACGTTCGGCGCCATCCTCGGATGCGTGGCGGCCGGCATGGGCGTCGCGATCCTGCCGAAGGGGATCACGACCGGGCACGTGGCGCGCAAGGAGTTGCGCGCGCACGCATTCGACGACCTCGACAGCGTGACGACCTACCTCGTCACGCCCGAAGCCACGCCCGCGCTGCCCGAACTCGACGCATTGCGCGCAGTGCTCGGCCGGCAGGCGGGCGCGCTGCTCGCGCGCTAG
- a CDS encoding ATP-grasp domain-containing protein, protein MKRLIVIGARATGSSLALVRAALARQVAVTVITAPGHRLDGVFPDGVETVNLAPDAGQLAGWLRTRFPDEIDTLRVTTAHDTYARTAAWVADALGLPGPDARHVAHAVSKSNQKALLAAHGLPAAQFVAGTLAAPAALAAAAAPLRFPVVVKPSEGSASDGVRRCEDIAEVRAQLDALAAAQTDAQSLATERVVIEEFLSGSEYCIEYFDGRYVGALRKLKRHGTGFLERGYTSELDLDADTLRALIDVGTRATAAAGLTWGPVHLDCIVHDGVPHVIELNPRIAGSFICDIVRDGYGFNVVEALLDKLDGRPVAIPALFEPHAYARAEFLLDSDPGAWRFAQAGEINDGAVTISYGPQVLPDRERRAFLYVCVALPVAHDAAEQPGSSTGIGNVARPTLAG, encoded by the coding sequence ATGAAGCGACTCATCGTGATCGGCGCACGCGCCACCGGCAGCAGCCTCGCGCTCGTGCGCGCCGCGCTCGCGCGTCAGGTGGCCGTGACCGTCATCACCGCGCCCGGCCATCGTCTCGACGGCGTCTTTCCCGACGGTGTCGAAACGGTCAACCTCGCGCCCGACGCCGGCCAGCTCGCCGGCTGGCTGCGCACGCGTTTTCCGGACGAAATCGACACGCTGCGCGTGACGACCGCGCACGACACCTATGCGCGCACCGCCGCATGGGTCGCCGACGCGCTCGGCCTGCCCGGCCCCGATGCGCGGCACGTCGCGCACGCCGTATCGAAGTCGAACCAGAAGGCGTTGCTCGCTGCGCACGGCCTCCCGGCCGCTCAATTCGTCGCGGGCACGCTGGCCGCGCCGGCGGCGCTCGCGGCCGCAGCCGCGCCGTTGCGCTTTCCCGTCGTCGTCAAGCCGTCGGAAGGATCGGCGAGCGACGGCGTCCGGCGCTGCGAGGACATCGCCGAAGTGCGCGCGCAGCTCGACGCGCTCGCCGCCGCGCAAACCGATGCGCAGTCGCTCGCGACCGAGCGCGTCGTGATCGAGGAATTCCTGAGCGGCAGCGAATACTGCATCGAGTATTTCGACGGTCGTTATGTCGGCGCGCTTCGCAAGCTGAAGCGGCATGGCACCGGCTTTCTCGAACGCGGCTATACGTCCGAACTCGACCTCGATGCCGACACGCTGCGCGCGCTGATCGATGTCGGCACGCGCGCCACCGCAGCAGCCGGGCTCACGTGGGGGCCCGTGCATTTGGACTGCATCGTGCACGACGGCGTGCCGCACGTGATCGAACTGAATCCGCGCATCGCGGGCAGCTTCATCTGCGACATCGTGCGCGACGGCTATGGCTTCAACGTGGTCGAAGCATTGCTCGACAAGCTCGACGGACGCCCGGTGGCGATTCCCGCGCTGTTCGAGCCGCATGCGTATGCACGCGCAGAATTCCTGCTCGACAGCGATCCCGGCGCGTGGCGTTTCGCGCAGGCCGGCGAGATCAACGACGGCGCGGTCACGATCAGCTACGGGCCGCAAGTGCTGCCCGATCGCGAACGGCGCGCGTTTCTTTATGTGTGTGTCGCGCTGCCGGTCGCGCATGACGCGGCGGAGCAGCCGGGTTCGTCGACCGGGATCGGCAACGTCGCGCGGCCGACGCTCGCCGGATAG
- a CDS encoding ATP-grasp domain-containing protein, protein MQHRFIDTVLIVDGASTAAYLAPAFRAYGIRCVHVISDPDLPEIYRNQFVPSDYIRQVQHHGDLDATLAQLADLRIGAVLHGLDAALELADTLAERLGVPYRNPLATSTARRDKFVMNERIREAGLRAPAHFHSTSVDEALAWARAHGTLPLVVKPARSAGVAGVKICRTLAQVEEAARDVLATRSLYNQPNDDIVIQSYSEGQEYIVDSVSFEGRHRVVSLWEVHRDRTHAPRLDKMLVLNHADPRYAPLLDYAADVLDALDVRFGPTHLELFDTADGPTIVELNARLHGSLDPRLTSAVSGENHVSAAVEAVLHPERLFGEVAAPADFRGYCGHVLLLSSRNGVLAQDFTWQAIQALPSFVGLKQWIKVGDTLRVTTDLQTALGTVGLYSPTFERLLDDCRRIREIEADFFADERAVAPA, encoded by the coding sequence ATGCAGCATCGCTTCATCGACACCGTCCTGATCGTCGACGGCGCGTCGACGGCCGCCTATCTGGCGCCCGCCTTTCGCGCATACGGCATCCGTTGCGTGCACGTGATCAGCGACCCCGATTTGCCGGAAATCTACCGGAACCAGTTCGTCCCGTCCGACTACATCCGCCAGGTCCAGCATCACGGCGACCTCGACGCGACGCTCGCGCAGCTCGCCGACTTGCGGATCGGCGCGGTACTGCACGGCCTCGACGCGGCGCTGGAGCTGGCCGACACGCTGGCCGAGCGGCTCGGCGTGCCGTATCGCAACCCGCTCGCGACGTCGACCGCGCGGCGCGACAAGTTCGTGATGAACGAGCGCATCCGGGAAGCCGGCCTGCGCGCACCGGCGCACTTCCACAGTACGTCGGTCGACGAAGCGCTCGCCTGGGCGCGCGCGCACGGCACGCTGCCGCTCGTGGTCAAGCCGGCGCGCAGCGCGGGCGTGGCCGGCGTGAAGATCTGTCGGACGCTTGCGCAGGTCGAGGAGGCCGCGCGCGACGTGCTGGCCACCCGTTCGCTGTACAACCAGCCGAACGACGACATCGTGATCCAGAGCTATTCCGAGGGGCAGGAATACATCGTCGATTCGGTGTCGTTCGAGGGCCGCCATCGGGTGGTCAGCCTGTGGGAAGTGCACCGCGACCGCACGCACGCGCCGCGGCTCGACAAGATGCTGGTGCTGAACCATGCCGACCCGCGCTACGCGCCGCTGCTCGATTACGCAGCCGACGTGCTCGACGCGCTCGACGTACGCTTCGGGCCGACCCATCTCGAGCTGTTCGATACCGCCGACGGCCCGACGATCGTCGAGCTGAACGCGCGGCTGCACGGCAGCCTCGATCCGCGGCTGACGAGCGCGGTCAGCGGCGAGAATCACGTGTCGGCCGCGGTCGAAGCCGTGCTGCATCCGGAGCGGCTGTTCGGCGAAGTCGCCGCGCCTGCGGATTTTCGTGGCTACTGCGGGCATGTGCTGCTGCTGTCGTCGCGCAACGGCGTGCTCGCGCAGGACTTCACGTGGCAGGCGATCCAGGCGCTGCCGTCGTTCGTCGGGCTCAAGCAATGGATCAAGGTCGGCGACACGCTGCGCGTGACCACCGACCTGCAGACGGCGCTCGGCACGGTCGGCCTCTATAGCCCGACGTTCGAGCGGCTGCTCGACGATTGCCGGCGCATCCGCGAAATCGAGGCCGATTTCTTCGCCGACGAACGCGCCGTCGCGCCGGCATAG